One region of Mangifera indica cultivar Alphonso chromosome 3, CATAS_Mindica_2.1, whole genome shotgun sequence genomic DNA includes:
- the LOC123210025 gene encoding translocator protein homolog, whose translation MASSRNLYNRHKIGEAIPPSAKSKAANHNAITKSTFRSLVFSITAPLILTTTIIILFGSGPKYRASAKPFWFPPLWLIHLASLGSSFFMSLAAWLVWADGGFHEQADALPLYIAQFSLSVIWDPLVLVIGAVWLGLFFCVIHFGTLFACYKTFKKVNPFAKDLVKPCLAWMGFLTIVTYKLIYL comes from the coding sequence ATGGCTTCGTCCCGAAATCTCTACAACCGCCACAAAATCGGTGAAGCCATTCCCCCTTCCGCCAAATCCAAAGCCGCGAATCATAATGCAATCACTAAAAGCACTTTCCGATCATTAGTATTCTCCATTACAGCCCCTCTTATTCTCACCACCaccattataattttattcggTTCAGGCCCCAAGTACCGTGCCTCGGCCAAGCCCTTCTGGTTTCCCCCTCTGTGGCTGATCCACTTGGCCTCATTGGGTTCGTCTTTTTTCATGAGCCTGGCTGCATGGCTCGTCTGGGCTGACGGCGGGTTTCATGAGCAAGCCGACGCGTTGCCGCTTTACATTGCGCAGTTTTCGTTGAGCGTCATTTGGGACCCTCTGGTGCTGGTGATTGGGGCGGTTTGGCTCGGGTTGTTCTTTTGTGTTATACATTTTGGGACCCTTTTTGCATGCTACAAAACGTTCAAGAAAGTGAACCCATTTGCAAAGGATCTGGTGAAACCCTGCTTGGCTTGGATGGGATTTCTCACCATTGTTACGTATAAGCTTATTTATCTTTGa